A part of Leptospira perdikensis genomic DNA contains:
- a CDS encoding nitrate reductase yields the protein MLIQETYASTCSYCGVGCGVTVHKTSPTEISVEGDKNHPANKGLLCSKGMNLHYTVMDTTDRILYPSHRKDKNLPLSKVSWDIALSGIADKFKKLIQTYGPDSVGFYVSGQLLTEEYYIINKLIKGFIGSNNIDTNSRLCMSSAVVGYKMALGEDSVPIAYEDIELADCFLIAGANPAWCHPILFRRIEAHKKNHPEVKIIVVDPRKTDTCADADLHLQIHPGTDIYLFHAIAKVLIQNNWIDSEFINSHTEGYAELQKLLSDFDLESAAKTCGIPVDEIHLAASYIGQSKGFLSLWAMGLNQSVVGVNKNLALLNLSLLTGKIGKPGSGPFSLTGQPNAMGGREVGGLSNLLPAHRDLSNVSHREEVAKFWGVETEVIQSKPGFTAVEMFENLRTGKMKAVWIICTNPTTSLPDARMVEQGLRAAELVVVQDISMNSSAIPYADYVLPAAGWAEKQGTMTNSDRRVTYLSKVLSPPGEALADTFIIQKFAQKMGFGSSFNYKTEEDVFLEHCALTKNTKIDISGLDYSILKEKRSVQWPYPHKEHGGTPRLFSDHIFYRANGKAKIFDVSPEDTSEKTSDLYPFILTTGRIRDQWHTMTRTGKVQKLMEHKSEPYLEIHPEDAKRIDVIDGAIAEVSNERGVVRVRAKITDTIKQGTVFLPMHWGKKNKNDESRANNLTSKDYDPFSKQPGFKISAVQVKPYVKEKEKIIIIGGGNSTHAFIKNYKDLAPDDEITVICKEENPLYNRILLPDFISGEKEFHELSSADSEEVASWNIDLHTATSVTEILPEAKIVKDAFGNSHSYNKLILATGSSPQIPKYIGPEMVGVFSLRAKTDADRIKGFFVPDSHALIVGGGLLGLELAAALKSLNVKVTVLVRTDRLMSKQLDAVACDILREEIEKREIEVLFNSEISKVNGYGRITNVELKDGRKLQPDGIVYAMGTSPNLHLAKNLGFELGEGIKVNEFLQTSDPDIYAIGEVAEHTSGVYGTVLAAEEQAKVAASHIFGYKYKTYSGSLHSNLLKIPGLELVSLRLPGVSFENLSDEYEEIVFLDRKRRRYKKCIVKGDKLVGAILIGDKAEFVEYKNLIASGVELGDKRGKLLSGGTGAKPPKGALVCSCNSVGRGNIEDEIKNGACNLESIMTATGAGTGCGSCRPEVNQILKTMMAETKTSD from the coding sequence GTGCTGATTCAAGAAACCTATGCATCTACTTGTTCCTATTGTGGGGTTGGTTGTGGTGTGACTGTCCACAAAACAAGCCCAACAGAGATTTCTGTGGAAGGGGACAAAAACCATCCTGCAAACAAGGGCTTATTATGTTCGAAAGGGATGAATTTGCATTATACGGTTATGGATACAACTGATCGTATTCTTTATCCTTCTCATAGAAAAGACAAAAATCTTCCATTATCAAAAGTTAGTTGGGATATTGCTTTATCAGGTATTGCTGATAAGTTCAAAAAATTGATTCAAACATACGGCCCGGACTCCGTGGGATTCTATGTCTCAGGCCAACTCCTTACTGAAGAATATTATATTATCAACAAACTCATTAAAGGATTTATCGGTAGTAATAATATAGATACTAACTCGAGACTTTGTATGAGTTCTGCCGTTGTGGGATACAAAATGGCTTTGGGTGAAGATAGCGTGCCTATTGCATATGAAGACATAGAACTTGCAGATTGTTTTCTTATCGCAGGGGCAAATCCTGCATGGTGTCATCCTATTTTATTTCGGAGGATTGAAGCACATAAGAAGAACCATCCTGAAGTAAAGATCATTGTTGTAGATCCGAGAAAGACAGATACCTGCGCAGATGCTGACTTACACTTACAAATTCATCCAGGGACTGATATTTATCTTTTTCATGCAATTGCTAAGGTATTAATTCAAAACAATTGGATTGATTCCGAATTCATTAACTCCCATACGGAAGGTTATGCAGAATTACAAAAACTTTTATCCGATTTTGATTTAGAGTCCGCAGCAAAAACTTGTGGAATCCCTGTGGATGAGATCCATTTAGCGGCATCTTACATTGGCCAGTCGAAAGGATTTTTGTCTTTATGGGCTATGGGATTGAATCAAAGTGTGGTGGGTGTCAACAAAAACCTAGCTCTTCTCAACTTGTCATTGTTAACTGGTAAAATAGGAAAACCAGGAAGCGGCCCTTTTTCTCTTACTGGCCAACCCAATGCTATGGGAGGAAGAGAAGTCGGTGGACTTTCTAATTTGTTGCCGGCCCATCGTGATTTGAGCAATGTGAGTCATCGAGAAGAAGTGGCAAAGTTTTGGGGGGTTGAAACCGAAGTCATTCAAAGTAAACCAGGATTTACGGCAGTGGAAATGTTCGAAAACCTTCGTACTGGAAAAATGAAGGCAGTATGGATCATATGTACAAATCCTACCACAAGTTTACCTGATGCTCGTATGGTAGAACAGGGATTACGTGCTGCTGAACTTGTAGTGGTCCAAGATATTTCTATGAATTCATCTGCTATTCCTTACGCAGATTATGTCCTTCCTGCTGCTGGATGGGCAGAAAAACAAGGGACCATGACTAATTCCGATCGTCGTGTTACTTATCTTTCTAAGGTTTTGAGTCCACCTGGAGAGGCGTTAGCTGATACTTTCATCATTCAAAAATTTGCGCAGAAGATGGGTTTTGGTTCTTCTTTTAATTATAAAACGGAAGAAGATGTATTCTTAGAACATTGTGCTTTAACAAAAAATACCAAAATTGATATCAGTGGATTGGATTATTCCATTTTAAAAGAAAAACGTTCTGTGCAGTGGCCTTACCCTCACAAAGAACACGGGGGAACTCCTCGTTTATTTTCGGATCATATTTTCTATCGTGCCAATGGAAAAGCAAAGATATTTGATGTATCACCGGAGGATACATCTGAAAAAACTTCAGATCTTTATCCATTCATTTTAACAACCGGTCGCATCCGTGATCAGTGGCATACTATGACCCGAACAGGTAAAGTGCAAAAACTTATGGAACACAAATCCGAACCGTATTTGGAGATTCATCCGGAAGATGCAAAACGAATAGATGTCATTGATGGTGCAATCGCAGAAGTTTCGAATGAGAGGGGGGTCGTACGTGTTCGTGCTAAAATTACTGACACCATCAAACAAGGGACAGTTTTTTTGCCGATGCATTGGGGGAAAAAGAATAAAAATGATGAATCTCGGGCGAACAACCTAACAAGTAAAGACTATGATCCTTTTTCGAAACAACCAGGGTTTAAAATCTCTGCCGTGCAAGTGAAACCTTATGTCAAAGAAAAAGAAAAAATTATCATCATTGGTGGCGGGAATAGTACACATGCATTTATAAAAAATTATAAAGACCTAGCTCCCGATGATGAAATCACTGTGATTTGTAAGGAAGAAAATCCTTTATACAACCGTATCCTTTTACCTGATTTTATCAGTGGAGAAAAAGAATTTCATGAACTTTCCAGTGCCGATTCAGAGGAAGTGGCTTCTTGGAATATTGATCTTCATACTGCAACCTCAGTGACTGAAATTTTGCCAGAAGCGAAGATAGTCAAAGATGCCTTTGGTAATTCCCATTCGTATAACAAACTAATCCTTGCTACGGGAAGTTCTCCGCAAATTCCGAAATACATTGGACCGGAAATGGTAGGTGTTTTTAGTTTACGGGCTAAAACCGATGCCGATCGGATCAAAGGATTTTTTGTTCCTGACTCTCATGCATTGATTGTTGGTGGTGGGCTTCTTGGGTTGGAACTTGCTGCGGCTCTTAAGTCGTTAAATGTAAAAGTGACAGTTCTTGTTAGAACAGATCGTTTGATGTCCAAACAATTAGATGCAGTCGCTTGTGATATCTTAAGAGAAGAAATTGAGAAGAGAGAGATTGAAGTTCTTTTTAATTCTGAAATTTCGAAAGTGAACGGGTATGGTCGAATTACGAATGTAGAATTGAAAGATGGGCGAAAACTCCAACCAGATGGAATTGTGTATGCGATGGGAACAAGTCCCAATTTACATCTGGCAAAAAACTTAGGTTTTGAATTAGGAGAAGGAATCAAAGTTAATGAATTTTTACAAACGAGTGATCCGGATATCTATGCCATAGGAGAAGTAGCAGAACATACCAGTGGTGTTTATGGAACAGTTCTTGCGGCGGAGGAACAAGCAAAAGTTGCCGCCTCACATATATTTGGTTATAAATACAAAACATACTCAGGATCTTTACATTCCAACCTTTTAAAAATTCCAGGCCTTGAGTTGGTTTCACTACGGCTTCCTGGTGTTTCCTTTGAAAACCTATCGGATGAATATGAAGAAATCGTATTCTTGGATCGAAAAAGAAGACGTTATAAAAAATGTATTGTTAAGGGAGATAAATTAGTAGGTGCCATCCTCATTGGCGATAAAGCTGAGTTTGTTGAATATAAAAACTTAATTGCTAGCGGAGTAGAACTTGGAGACAAACGAGGAAAGTTACTCTCTGGTGGTACGGGCGCCAAACCTCCTAAAGGTGCACTGGTCTGTTCTTGTAATAGTGTGGGTCGGGGAAATATCGAAGATGAAATCAAAAATGGTGCCTGTAATTTAGAATCGATTATGACGGCAACAGGTGCCGGTACGGGATGCGGAAGTTGTCGGCCCGAAGTGAATCAAATCCTGAAAACAATGATGGCAGAGACAAAAACATCTGATTAG
- the nirB gene encoding nitrite reductase large subunit NirB gives MIKRKLIVIGNGMVGHRFCEKLVEFGGTDKFDITVLGEEPRRAYDRVHLSEYFADKSADSLYLCSPDWYRTNGIKLLLSEPAISIDTIKRKLVTNLGTELEFDELIFATGSSPFVPPLEGLDKEGVFVYRTIEDLEQTMEYSKKVKKAAVLGGGLLGLEAAKALVDLGKETHVVEFAPRLMPRQLDDGGAAILKSKIEEIGVEIHLNKQTEKVLGNEKIEGFEFKDGGNLQFDMLIVSAGIRPRDELAKEAGIAVGERGGIIVDDGMGTNVYGIYAIGEVALHRNFIYGLVAPGYEMAETLAFNLCSPGSKPKVYAGSDLSTKLKLIGVEVASFGDALGQAEHIPIVFKNPRSGVYKKLVISPDGKYLLGGILVGDAKAYGNLLSFYLNKMELPEEPETLIVGSVSAENLFGADSLPDDAKICSCNNVSKGNILTAIREKECYDITSLKNCSKAGSGCGGCLPQVNSILKAELKVQGKVVTEHLCEHFKYSRKELFQVIKVKALKSFPDVIKEIGRGNGCEVCKPAVASILASVWNEPILKHREIQDTNDKYLANIQRGGTYSVVPRIPGGEITPEKLIAIGDVAKKYNLYCKITGGQRIDLLGARIDQLPAIWKDLIEFGFESGHAYGKSMRTVKSCVGSTWCRFGVQDSTSFAIKLEERYKGIRAPHKLKCGVSGCIRECAEARGKDFGIIATERGWNLYIGGNGGVNPKHAILFAEDLDEDTCIKYIDRYMMFYIRTADKLMRTSTWLEQLEGGIDYLKDVVINDRLGINSQLDEEMNALVNTYLCEWKDVVEDTEKQKKFRHFVNSNETDPNIKFIEERGQIRPVDWVEKDLVNS, from the coding sequence ATGATCAAGCGAAAGTTAATCGTCATTGGAAACGGGATGGTTGGACATAGATTCTGCGAAAAGTTGGTGGAATTTGGTGGCACGGATAAATTCGATATTACTGTTCTTGGAGAAGAACCAAGAAGAGCTTATGACCGCGTCCATCTTTCAGAATACTTTGCAGATAAATCTGCCGATTCCCTTTACCTTTGTTCCCCTGATTGGTATAGAACAAACGGTATAAAATTATTATTATCAGAACCTGCCATCTCTATTGATACGATCAAACGAAAGTTAGTTACTAATTTAGGAACTGAACTAGAATTCGATGAATTAATTTTTGCAACTGGTTCATCTCCTTTTGTACCTCCACTCGAAGGTTTAGACAAAGAAGGTGTTTTTGTTTATAGAACCATTGAAGATTTAGAACAAACAATGGAATACAGCAAAAAAGTAAAAAAGGCTGCTGTACTCGGTGGAGGACTACTCGGACTCGAAGCTGCTAAAGCTCTGGTTGATTTAGGAAAAGAAACTCATGTTGTGGAATTTGCTCCAAGACTTATGCCAAGGCAGTTGGATGATGGTGGTGCTGCCATTTTAAAATCCAAAATTGAAGAGATTGGGGTTGAAATTCATTTAAACAAACAAACAGAAAAAGTATTGGGTAATGAAAAAATCGAAGGATTCGAGTTCAAAGATGGTGGCAATCTCCAGTTCGATATGCTCATTGTTTCTGCTGGAATTCGTCCGCGAGATGAACTCGCAAAAGAAGCTGGTATTGCTGTGGGAGAACGTGGTGGTATCATCGTAGATGATGGAATGGGAACAAACGTGTATGGAATTTATGCGATTGGTGAAGTAGCATTACATAGAAATTTTATTTATGGTCTCGTGGCGCCTGGTTACGAAATGGCAGAAACTCTTGCTTTTAACTTATGTAGCCCTGGCAGCAAACCTAAGGTGTATGCTGGCTCCGATTTATCCACAAAACTAAAGTTAATTGGTGTTGAAGTGGCCTCTTTTGGAGATGCTTTAGGCCAAGCAGAACATATTCCAATTGTTTTTAAAAATCCAAGAAGTGGTGTTTATAAAAAACTAGTGATCTCACCTGACGGTAAATACTTACTCGGTGGAATCCTTGTTGGTGATGCTAAAGCTTACGGAAACTTATTGTCCTTTTATTTAAACAAAATGGAACTTCCGGAAGAACCAGAAACTTTGATTGTTGGTTCCGTTTCTGCAGAAAATCTTTTTGGTGCTGATTCTTTACCGGATGATGCAAAGATTTGTTCTTGTAATAACGTTTCCAAAGGGAATATCCTCACTGCCATTCGCGAAAAAGAATGTTATGACATTACTAGTTTAAAGAACTGTTCCAAAGCTGGTAGTGGTTGTGGTGGATGTTTGCCACAAGTAAACTCCATTCTTAAAGCTGAGTTGAAAGTGCAAGGTAAGGTAGTTACAGAACATCTCTGTGAACACTTTAAATATTCAAGAAAAGAACTTTTCCAAGTCATAAAAGTAAAAGCACTCAAATCATTTCCTGATGTAATCAAAGAGATTGGTCGTGGAAATGGATGTGAAGTTTGTAAACCAGCTGTCGCATCAATTCTTGCAAGTGTATGGAACGAACCCATTCTCAAACATAGAGAAATCCAAGACACCAATGATAAATATCTCGCCAATATCCAAAGAGGAGGAACCTACTCTGTGGTTCCGCGAATCCCTGGAGGAGAGATTACTCCCGAGAAACTCATTGCGATCGGAGATGTTGCCAAAAAATACAACCTCTATTGTAAAATTACCGGTGGACAACGTATCGACTTGTTAGGTGCAAGAATCGATCAACTCCCTGCTATCTGGAAGGATTTAATCGAGTTCGGTTTTGAAAGTGGACATGCTTACGGGAAATCAATGAGAACTGTAAAAAGTTGTGTTGGTTCTACCTGGTGCCGGTTCGGAGTACAAGATAGTACATCATTTGCAATCAAATTAGAAGAAAGATACAAAGGAATTCGTGCTCCTCATAAATTAAAGTGCGGAGTGTCCGGTTGTATTCGTGAATGTGCAGAAGCCCGTGGAAAAGATTTTGGAATTATTGCCACAGAAAGAGGTTGGAACCTGTATATCGGTGGGAACGGGGGAGTAAACCCTAAACATGCGATCCTTTTTGCAGAAGATTTAGACGAAGACACTTGTATCAAGTATATCGACCGTTATATGATGTTTTACATCAGAACCGCAGACAAACTGATGAGAACTTCTACTTGGTTAGAACAACTGGAAGGTGGAATTGATTACTTAAAAGATGTAGTTATCAATGACAGATTAGGGATCAACTCACAACTGGATGAAGAGATGAATGCTCTTGTGAACACTTATCTCTGTGAGTGGAAAGACGTTGTGGAAGATACTGAAAAACAAAAGAAATTTAGACATTTTGTCAATAGTAATGAAACAGATCCTAATATCAAATTCATCGAAGAACGTGGTCAGATCCGCCCAGTGGATTGGGTAGAAAAAGATTTGGTTAATTCATAA
- the nirD gene encoding nitrite reductase small subunit NirD, translating to MSVDTKNKERVFIGPVSEFEKEGGVSAKVGDKQIAVFYFESRNEWYACDNACPHTGDMVLSRGYLGDTNGEPKVVCPLHKRNYSLTSGECLSGENYKVNLYPVVVENGSVYLEVDPSISGNRG from the coding sequence ATGTCAGTAGATACAAAAAACAAAGAACGAGTATTCATAGGTCCAGTTTCTGAATTCGAAAAAGAAGGTGGAGTGTCGGCAAAAGTAGGCGATAAACAAATCGCAGTTTTCTACTTTGAATCCCGAAACGAGTGGTATGCTTGCGACAATGCCTGTCCTCATACAGGGGACATGGTTTTGTCTCGTGGATATTTAGGAGATACCAATGGGGAACCAAAGGTAGTTTGTCCACTCCACAAAAGAAACTATTCTCTAACGAGTGGTGAATGTCTTAGTGGTGAAAATTATAAAGTTAATCTTTATCCTGTCGTCGTAGAAAATGGATCGGTATATTTAGAAGTGGATCCGTCCATTTCAGGTAACCGCGGTTAA
- the cobA gene encoding uroporphyrinogen-III C-methyltransferase — MDISNNQTNKGKVYLVGAGPGDPELLTVKALKMLRKADVVFYDDLVSPRILGVCRKKIQLVYVGKRLGIHSCLQDEINSKLIQAANEFKTVVRLKGGDPSIFGRVGEEFAALLAEGIHCEIVAGITTASGVASSLGFPLTHRDYAREILFLSGHKKDGANSEGFKNLNCVGKTIVVYMGLNSIGLIVSELLDAGNTKETPIAVIQNATLTTERVFTGNLDSIQNIIEENEVKSPAILVIGEIVRFYCEMENLKNGCSSILTPL, encoded by the coding sequence ATGGATATTTCCAATAACCAAACAAATAAAGGTAAGGTGTATTTGGTAGGTGCAGGACCGGGTGATCCGGAACTTCTGACTGTTAAGGCACTCAAAATGTTACGAAAAGCAGATGTTGTTTTTTATGATGATTTGGTTTCCCCAAGAATTCTTGGGGTTTGTCGAAAAAAAATCCAATTGGTTTATGTTGGAAAAAGATTGGGAATTCATAGTTGTTTACAAGATGAAATCAATTCAAAACTCATCCAAGCGGCAAACGAATTCAAAACGGTTGTTAGGCTGAAAGGAGGAGACCCTTCTATCTTTGGACGTGTTGGGGAAGAATTTGCGGCACTCCTTGCGGAAGGAATTCATTGTGAGATTGTTGCTGGTATCACGACTGCTTCCGGAGTTGCCTCCTCCTTAGGATTTCCATTAACCCACAGAGACTATGCGAGGGAGATCCTGTTTCTTTCAGGACACAAAAAGGATGGTGCCAACTCGGAAGGTTTTAAAAATCTCAACTGTGTTGGAAAAACCATCGTGGTTTATATGGGTTTGAACTCGATAGGTCTCATTGTTTCCGAACTTCTAGATGCAGGGAATACAAAAGAAACACCTATCGCTGTCATTCAAAATGCAACCTTGACGACAGAAAGAGTTTTCACTGGAAATTTAGATTCAATCCAAAACATCATTGAAGAAAACGAGGTCAAATCACCAGCCATTCTTGTGATAGGAGAGATTGTACGTTTCTATTGTGAGATGGAAAATTTGAAAAATGGCTGTTCTTCCATTCTCACACCCTTATAA
- the moaCB gene encoding bifunctional molybdenum cofactor biosynthesis protein MoaC/MoaB, translated as MNDITGKRTTLRYAEAEGYVYCKAETMERVKANTLPKGDLFGVAKAAALLGSKKTSELIPHCHPVPIDSFSIQFEIIEEKNAIRIQTTAKSIGKTGIEMEALTGVTVAALVIYDLLKPIDKEIEISSVRLLEKKGGKTDAQISKFAAGSTAKILVCSDSCFAGKKEDGSGKVIADLLIQEGVDVLEIKIVPDEPKDIQDTITNWTKEKIDLIVTTGGTGLGPRDNTTDTIKQILEQELPGVSEVMRSFGQDRTPFAMLSRSVAGRIGKSLVVSVPGSTNGARESMTAILPAIFHAKKMMRGEGH; from the coding sequence ATGAATGATATTACTGGCAAAAGAACCACCCTTCGTTATGCAGAAGCAGAAGGGTATGTGTATTGTAAGGCGGAGACAATGGAAAGAGTCAAAGCCAACACATTACCCAAAGGAGATCTATTTGGGGTAGCAAAGGCAGCAGCCCTACTCGGATCAAAAAAAACTTCAGAACTCATCCCGCACTGCCATCCAGTTCCCATCGATTCGTTTTCAATTCAATTTGAAATTATAGAAGAGAAAAATGCCATTCGCATTCAAACTACGGCAAAGTCCATAGGCAAAACAGGAATCGAAATGGAAGCACTAACTGGAGTTACAGTTGCTGCCTTAGTCATTTATGATCTCTTAAAACCTATTGATAAAGAAATTGAAATTTCTTCTGTCCGACTTCTGGAAAAAAAGGGAGGAAAAACAGATGCACAAATTTCTAAATTTGCTGCAGGGTCCACAGCAAAAATTTTAGTTTGTTCCGACTCCTGTTTTGCCGGTAAAAAAGAAGATGGTTCGGGAAAAGTCATCGCAGACCTTCTTATCCAAGAAGGGGTAGATGTTTTAGAAATTAAAATCGTTCCCGATGAACCAAAAGACATTCAAGATACCATTACAAATTGGACAAAAGAAAAAATTGACCTCATTGTTACCACTGGTGGGACAGGACTTGGTCCAAGAGATAATACAACTGATACCATAAAACAAATCTTAGAACAGGAGTTACCAGGTGTTTCCGAAGTAATGCGTTCCTTCGGACAAGACAGAACTCCTTTTGCAATGTTGTCTCGTTCTGTTGCTGGTAGGATCGGAAAATCTTTGGTGGTTTCCGTACCAGGAAGTACCAATGGTGCGAGAGAGAGTATGACGGCAATTTTACCTGCAATTTTCCATGCTAAAAAAATGATGCGAGGAGAGGGGCATTGA